One Benincasa hispida cultivar B227 chromosome 5, ASM972705v1, whole genome shotgun sequence genomic window carries:
- the LOC120078067 gene encoding peroxisomal 2,4-dienoyl-CoA reductase, producing MASPFRSDILRGKVALITGGGSGIGFEIATQFGQHGAAIAIMGRRKQVLDSAVAALRSLGISAFGFEGDVRKQEDASSVVESTFNNLGSLDILVNAAAGNFLVSAEDLSPNGFRTVMDIDSVGTFTMCHQALKYLKKGGPGRNSLTGGTIINISATLHYTATWYQVHVSAAKAAVDAITRNLALEWGADYDIRVNGIAPGPIKGTTGLSKLAPEEIDSKVREDMPLYRIGEKWDIAMAAIYLASDAGKYVNGTTIIADGGMWLSSPRRLPKEAVKQLSRVVEKRSRNSPVGVPKSKL from the exons ATGGCGTCCCCCTTCCGTTCAGACATATTGAGAGGGAAGGTGGCTTTGATTACTGGCGGCGGCTCTGGAATCGGCTTCGAAATCGCCACCCAATTTGGTCAACATGGAGCTGCCATTGCCATCATGGGTCGAAGGAAGCAAGTCCTCGACTCCGCCGTCGCCGCTCTCCGATCTCTCGGAATCTCG GCATTTGGATTTGAAGGTGATGTTCGTAAACAAGAAGACGCAAGTAGTGTAGTTGAGTCTACTTTCAATAATCTTGGTAGTCTGGACATTCTTGTGAATGCAGCAGCTGGGAACTTTCTGGTATCAGCAGAAGATTTGTCTCCCAATGGATTTCGAACAG TTATGGATATTGATTCAGTTGGCACATTCACAATGTGCCATCAAGCCCTCAAATATCTCAAGAAAGGAGGACCTGGAAGGAACTCACTTACCGGCGGAACAATTATTAATATTAGTGCAACTTTGCACTACACAGCTACCTGGTATCAAGTTCATGTATCTGCAGCCAAG GCAGCTGTAGACGCTATTACAAGAAATTTAGCTCTGGAATGGGGGGCTGATTATGATATTAGGGTTAATGGCATTGCACCAGGACCCATCAAGGGTACTACTGGTCTGAGTAAACTCGCACCTGAAGAGATAGATAGCAAAGTAAGGGAAGATATGCCTCTCTACAGAATAGGAGAAAAATGGGATATTGCTATGGCTGCCATCTACCTTGCCTCGGATGCAG GTAAATACGTGAATGGAACAACTATCATTGCTGATGGAGGGATGTGGTTGAGCTCGCCTCGCAGGCTTCCCAAGGAGGCCGTTAAGCAATTGTCTCGAGTAGTGGAAAAGAGGTCCAGAAATTCACCTGTTGGTGTTCCAAAAAGCAAGCTGTGA